The following are encoded in a window of Flavobacterium psychrotrophum genomic DNA:
- a CDS encoding GIY-YIG nuclease family protein, whose amino-acid sequence MDNKKKTLQDIFDDDELGILNSTPKQSNVKTEDERLIESFEEINTFFDKNRREPQATNVTEFKLLSRLKTFRNDEKKKGLLKPYDKFNLLGIVKEEIKSVEDILQDDDLGILDTDETLSIFKLTNVTLRDREDPDYVARRKPLKEFEPYEPMFKLIHKDLREGKRKLVAFKEDNLQEGAFYVMDGIMLLLEKVDIETEDKTLPTGKRIRKDGRTRCVFENGTESNMLYRSLAKQLYNNGKVVTHSSDTDENALFNNANMVNEEDLQTGWIYILKSKSTHSQIAPLQDLYKIGYSTIDVKERIKNAAKEPTYLMADVVLVSSFKCYNLNPQKFENLLHRFFGKVCLSVDLFDDKGKRYTPREWFVAPIEIIEKVIQLILSGDIVNYEYDEQMFCLKSK is encoded by the coding sequence ATGGATAATAAGAAAAAGACATTACAGGATATATTTGACGATGATGAATTAGGGATATTAAATAGTACCCCTAAGCAATCTAATGTGAAAACTGAAGATGAAAGACTAATAGAGTCTTTTGAGGAAATTAATACATTTTTCGATAAGAACAGACGTGAACCTCAGGCAACAAATGTCACTGAATTTAAGCTTCTTTCAAGATTAAAAACATTTAGAAATGATGAAAAAAAGAAGGGTCTCTTAAAGCCTTATGATAAATTTAATTTGCTGGGTATAGTAAAAGAAGAGATTAAATCAGTGGAAGATATTTTACAGGATGATGATTTGGGTATTTTAGATACAGATGAAACATTATCTATTTTTAAGCTCACGAATGTTACCTTAAGAGACAGAGAAGACCCAGACTATGTGGCCCGCAGAAAACCTTTGAAAGAATTTGAACCTTATGAACCGATGTTCAAGCTCATACATAAAGACCTTAGAGAAGGTAAGCGAAAATTGGTTGCATTTAAAGAAGATAATCTACAAGAAGGAGCTTTTTACGTAATGGATGGGATAATGCTTTTACTTGAAAAAGTAGATATTGAAACTGAAGATAAAACGTTGCCTACAGGTAAGCGTATCAGAAAAGATGGAAGAACCAGATGTGTATTTGAGAATGGCACAGAAAGCAATATGCTTTACAGGTCTTTAGCTAAGCAACTTTATAATAATGGCAAAGTAGTGACACATAGCAGTGATACTGATGAAAATGCATTATTTAATAATGCCAATATGGTAAATGAAGAAGATTTACAAACAGGCTGGATATACATATTAAAATCAAAATCTACCCATTCACAAATTGCACCTTTACAAGATTTATATAAAATAGGTTATTCAACTATTGATGTAAAGGAAAGAATTAAGAACGCGGCAAAAGAACCGACTTATTTAATGGCTGATGTTGTTTTGGTAAGTTCCTTCAAGTGTTATAATCTTAATCCTCAGAAATTTGAAAATCTATTACACCGCTTTTTTGGTAAGGTATGTTTAAGCGTGGATTTATTTGATGACAAAGGTAAAAGATATACACCAAGGGAATGGTTTGTGGCTCCTATTGAAATAATAGAGAAGGTAATCCAACTTATTTTATCTGGTGATATAGTTAATTACGAATATGACGAACAAATGTTTTGCTTAAAATCAAAATAG
- a CDS encoding helix-turn-helix domain-containing protein: protein MSTATKNHIGRKISRIRELRGMKQEALAQALGISQQAVSNIENSDTIEEAKLQDVAKALGVTAEAIKNFSEEAAINYFNNFNDSSEGTFNNHCTFNPIDKVVELYERLVQAEKDKVAYLEKLLNK, encoded by the coding sequence ATGAGCACAGCAACTAAAAATCACATAGGAAGAAAGATTAGCCGCATACGTGAACTGCGTGGCATGAAGCAAGAAGCACTAGCCCAAGCTTTGGGAATAAGCCAGCAGGCGGTTTCTAATATAGAGAATAGCGATACTATTGAGGAAGCAAAATTGCAAGACGTAGCGAAAGCACTTGGTGTCACCGCTGAGGCAATAAAGAACTTTTCTGAAGAGGCTGCAATAAACTATTTTAATAATTTCAACGATAGTAGCGAAGGAACCTTTAATAATCACTGTACCTTTAATCCAATAGATAAAGTTGTTGAGTTATATGAAAGATTAGTTCAGGCTGAAAAAGATAAAGTAGCTTACTTGGAAAAATTGTTGAATAAATAA